The sequence TCCCGGCCCACGGCGTCACCATGTACCGCCTCAGGGCCCTGCCCACCACCGTCCCGGCGGCGGTCGTCGGCGACGGCCGCTACCACGGCATCAGCGCCGGCGGCACCGGCGGACAGGTGCTGGAGATCCGCGGCATGTGCTCCGCGCCCGACGGGTCGACCACCGACATCAACACGTGGTGGGACTGGCACACCTCGGAGCAGTGGAAGTTCACCCCGAACCCCGACGGCACCGTCCGGATCACCGACAACTGCGACACCCCCACCCAGACCCACGGCACCCTGACCGGCGGCGGCGGCAACGGCTCGCCCGCCTGGGTGCTCAACCGCTGGGACCCCAACAGCCCGAACCAGAAGTGGCGGGTCACCCAGAACGCCGCCACCGGCGCGCTGACCATCACCAACGTCGCCAGCGGACTCGCCCTGGACGCCCCGCGGTCCGCCCCGACGTCCTCCGTGGAACTCAATCCGCCGAACCCGGCCGCGGCCGGCCAGGCCTGGACGCCGCTGAACTGAGCGGACCGCTCCGCCACCCTGGACGCCCCGACCCCACCAGCCGGTCCGACCGGTCTGCCGCCCGGCTCCCCCGCCAGGCCGGCCGGTCCGTTTTCCCCGCCCAACTCCGATCCCCCGATGGAGGATTCGTGCGAACCCCCGACGCCCGACCGGCGCGCCGTGCCGCGTCCGCGCTCACCGCACTAGCCCTGTTCGCCGGCGGCGGCGCCGTGACGGTCGGGCTCCAGCTCGCCACCGCACCGTCGGCAGCGGCGCTCGACAACGGCCTCAACCTGACGCCGCAGATGGGCTTCAACAACTGGAACTCCACCTACTGCGGCGCCCAGTTCAACGAGGCGATGATCAAGGGCATCGCCGACATCTTCGTCTCCAAGGGCCTCAAGGCGGCCGGCTACCAGTACGTCAACCTCGACGACTGCTGGGCCCTGCCCCAGCGCGACGCGAGCGGCAACCTGGTGGCCGACCCGGTCCGCTTCCCGCACGGCATCAAGGCCCTCGCCGACTACGTGCACGGCAAGGGCCTGAAGTTCGGCATCTACTCCAGCGCCGGCGACCACACCTGCGACGTCAAGGGCTTCCCGGGCGGGCTCGGCCACGAGCAGCAGGACGCAGACCTGTGGGCGTCCTGGGGCGTCGACTACCTCAAGTACGACAACTGCAACAACAAGGGCGTCGACGCGCGGACCCGGTACAAGGCGATGGGCGACGCGCTGAAGAAGACCGGCCGCTCGATCCTCTACAGCATCTGCGAGTGGGGCAGCACCGGGCCGTGGAACTGGGCGCAGCCGGTCGGCAACTCGTGGCGCACCACCGGTGACATCAGCGACAACTGGCAGAGCATGATCTCCATCGCGCAGGCCAACCAGGGCCTGGCGAACTACGCCAAGCCCGGGGCGTTCAACGACCCGGACATGCTGGAGGTCGGCAACGGCGGCATGACCGGCACCGAGTACCGGACCCACTTCAGCCTCTGGGCGCAGATGGCGGCCCCGCTGATGATCGGCACCGACCTGCGGACCGCCGAGCCGGAGACCCTGGAGATCCTCACCAACACCGATGTGATCGCGGTGGACCAGGACCCGCTGGGCAAGCAGGGCGCCGTGGTCTCCCGGGAGAACGGGCTGGTGGTGATGAGCAAGCCGCTGGCGGACGGCAGCCGTTCGGTCACCCTCACCAACGAGGGTTCCTACGACGCCACCATCAGCACCACCGCGCAGGCGGTCGGGATCGGCGGTGCCGAGTCCTACAAGGTCAAGGACCTGTGGTCGAAGAAGAGCAGCACCGGCGACGGCACGATCAGCGCGGTCGTGCCCGGCCACGGCACGGCGATGTTCCGGGTCACCCCGAGCTCTCCGGTCTCCCCGCCCTCGGGCGTGACCCGGCTGAGCGATCTGCCGTTCACCGCCGTGTCCAACTTCTGGGGCCCGGTGGAGCGCGACCGCAGCAACGGCGACCACGTGGCCGGCGACGGCGGCACGATCACCATCCGCGGCGCCCAGTTCGCCAACGGCCTCGGGGTGCACGCCCCCAGTGAGATCGGCTTCCACCTCGGCGGGACCTGCCGCAACCTGGTCACCGACGTGGGCATCGACGACGACGCCTACGGCAACGGCTCGGTGGTGTTCCAGGTCTTCAAGGACGGGGTGAAGGCCGCCGACAGCGGACCGGTCACCGGCCAGGACCAGGCCCGACGGCTGACCGCCGACCTCACCGGCGCGCAGGAGCTGAAGCTGGTCGTCACCGACGGCGGCGACGGCACTTCCTGGGACCACGCCGACTGGGCGAACGTCCGGGTCGCCTGCGGCGACGGCCCGGCCGCCGGGACGTACCAGGTCTCCGACCTCAACTGGTCGGCCGCGGGCAACAGCTGGGGCCCGGTCGAGCGCGACATGAGCAACGGCGACAACCAGGCTCGGGACGGCGGCACCATCACCATCGGCGGCGCCACCTACGCCAAGGGCCTGGGCGTCAACGCCTTCAGCGAGATCGTCTACTACCTGGGCGGCGCCTGCTCCTCGATCAGCACCGATGTCGGGATCGACGCGGAGGCCCAGGGCCGCGGTTCGGTCTCCTTCGAGATCTACGCCGACGACACCAAGGTCGCCGACAGCGGGCGGGTCACCTCCGCGTCCGGCGTCAAGCACCTGACGGCGGCACTGGCCGGGGCCAACGAGCTGCGGCTCGTGGTGACGGACGGCGGCGACGGCACCAACAGCGACCACGCCGACTGGGCCGCTCCGGTGCTCACCTGCTGATGCCCGTCCGTCGGTCCCGTCCGTGATGTGACGTTCCGTCGGTCGGTCGCCCGGCCGATCGATTCCCCGGCCGGCTGCGAACGCGGTCGGCCGGGGGCACGGCCGGGGCGCGGACACGGCCGAGGCGGGCGCGGTGCCGGAACCCCGGCGCCGCGCCCGTCCGGCGTCCTCAGACCCTGGTCACGTCGCGGGTCCCGGTGCCGGGCCGGACGACGTAGATCCCGGACCCGGGCAGTGTCTCCCGGGAGTCCGCCCGGAGCTGGTCGACGCTGACGGCGGCGGGCCACCGGGTGCGCAGCTCGGACCAGCGCACCCCGGCGAGGTCGACCCCGGCGAGGTCGACCGAGGTGAGGTCCGCGGTGGTGAAGTCGTCCAGCACCTCGGCCAGGAACTCCAGGTCCAGGGTCTCCGGTTCGCCGAGTTCGAGCAGTTCGCCGACCTGCTCGACCAGTACCCGGGACAGGTACTGCACCTCCCGGACCGCTCGGGTGAGGTCCCCGCCGGCCACCGCGTACATGAACACCTCGCAGGCGCGCAGGAACTCGGCGATCGCCGGGTGGTCCGCCGTCCGCACCCGGTGGTCGATCGTGGTCACCATCTCCCGCACCAGGAGCTGACCGACCCGGCGTGCCCGGTCGATCTCCGGGTAGTGGGGTTCGAGCAGCGCCACGATCTCGTGGGCGCGGTCCCGCAGGTCCCAGGCGAGGGCGGCCCGCCGGTCGAGCTCCTGCGCGATGCCCCGGGCGACCCCCTGGGCGGCGAACACCGCCCGCTGCAGCGGCATCCCGTGGTACCGGCCGAATCCCAGGCCGTAGGTGAGGTCCTGGGCCAGCACCACGGTTCGGATCAGCAGGTCCGCGAGGATGGCCGAGGTGACCAGCGGGTGCCCGCGCAGCACCAGGCGCTGTTCCGGGCCGATCAGCTCGAACCGCTGGTGCATCAGGCCGACGTCGTAGAGGGGGGCGGCGGCTTCCTCGAACTCCGTCCGGGCCGTGCCGCGGGACAGCACGGACACCAGCCCGGCCTCGATGTCGAGCACGGCGTCCAGGCCCTCCGCCAGCTCCTTGTGACGGGCGCACAGCATCACCTCGCGCAGCCCGGCCGCCACGTCCAGATGGGCGTCGAGCCCGTGCAGGAAGGATTTCCGCAGTGCCGCCATCCGGTCCGAGACATCACGGGTGCGGCGCTCGGGAGAACCGCGCTCGGCCATCATTCCCCCTCTCGATCGGTCATTCTGCTGGAGACGGCCAGCCGCGCCTTGAACAGGCTGGCGCGGACCGCGGCGGGGCGCATGCCCAGTTCGGCGGCGATCTCCGTCGGCGTGTAGCCGTCCAGCGTCCAGGCCAGGACCTGGCGCTGACGGGCCGGCAGGCCGCCCAGCAGCCGCAGGATCTCCTGCTCGCCCTCCCACTCGGCGGCGTGCCCCGGGGCCGGCAGCAACGAGGTCGGTTCGAGGGCGAGTTCCTCGATGCTGTCCTCGACCTGGCTGAAGGCGCGCACGAGTTCGCGGGACGCGACTCTCCGGCACCAGGCCTCCGGGGACTGGATCCGGTCCCACCGCTCGTACGCCTTGACCATGGTGTCCTGGGCCAGGTCCGCGGCCAGCGCGGCCGGGGCTCCCTGCCACATCAGGAACGCCACCAGCCGGCGGAGGCAGGTGCGGTAGAAGTACGCGAACTCGCCGTGCCGGGTTCCGGTACCGCTGCCGTCGGCGGGGGCCGGAAGGTGGCCGAGGGACGCCGCCGACGCGGCCTCCCCCTCCGGGCCGGTCTCACTCATGCGCGCCGCGACCCCGATCCTCGTGCGGCTCCGGCCGCACCGGCCGCTGCTGTCCGTCGTCCTCGGACCGGCGCGCGCGGACCGCGAGGACGACCACGACCGGGGGCGGCTGGGGCCGGTCCCGCCGGCGCGGCCGTAACT comes from Streptomyces sp. TLI_053 and encodes:
- a CDS encoding sigma-70 family RNA polymerase sigma factor is translated as MSETGPEGEAASAASLGHLPAPADGSGTGTRHGEFAYFYRTCLRRLVAFLMWQGAPAALAADLAQDTMVKAYERWDRIQSPEAWCRRVASRELVRAFSQVEDSIEELALEPTSLLPAPGHAAEWEGEQEILRLLGGLPARQRQVLAWTLDGYTPTEIAAELGMRPAAVRASLFKARLAVSSRMTDREGE